The genomic segment cagagcggtagcactttgaattccctgttaacctgtttggttttggcattacaaattgtttaaatgttgcatgttgtaaacctgggccttgactgatgtaacgtttgatttttgtttgttaggatactgtggtgcagatatcaaatctttatgtactgaagctgcgctgtgctctctacgtcgatgctatcctcagatttatgcaagtagggagaagttgctactagacgttaattctattaaaataaaagcaaaggactttttcatggctctgaagaaggttgttccggcatcaaacaggatcgtggcttcacccggacaagcactatcacccattttcaagccactttttaaaagatcaggagcgaatattttacaagttgtgcagaagatcttcccgcatgcacagctcgcactaaaggaggaccgacagcaaggtataaccacagcatccacttctttataattctgctaaagcaaaaacttgtggtttgtgcaatcaacttaaacctttcagacataatgatggtagaattttattatttgcatgtgcatgtctttcttttgggcatgtctggaagataacgcataggttttattctggattcgaaactgaaatgccaaatggaagccctgaatgactcaatacacagtaaaggacgatgcgttctctactgaagcatcctgcttctgacggcagctaagataattagcatttgtagaggttgacttgaggtttgaagtataaggcacctatttttctttaaaaaatcaaaactcagatatttggaggggaagcatttctaggtcaatgtttctaattcctttctgaagaatgtcgggaccaggatacaagtataactggtctaagctaaatattgttttagctatcatcatttttaaccagtctcctaatttaaatgtttgtagatcgtactatacatgtgcacgtgagatcaattagcactgatatttactagatgaatggaattctgtggccatcacatccttaatccccgtgctttcattgtgggaacctcctccagaaagaaatggtcttgtttttttgtttgtttttttttgttgttgttgtttttgtttgtttgtttgtttgtttgttttttagctatttagcaactgcggaaattgtttgtaatctcctttattctaaggggaagaaaaaaatcaccaagagtagcgtaccttatacgtacacatcagtgggacttagtacagctttgtagggccttgtgccatctccttagatctgtggtgggatgaactctaggaaatagctttcagtgtgtgctctcaaatgaagaaagggttttggcactgatttagaagctgtattcatgtaagagaaagagacaaaggctattcaggaaagttaacaaacctcttttgtctttcagaccatttaaatcctattttaaaagatgatatgttcgacagtgatgacgatgcatccttggtttctggagatgaattaaaagatggaatgcctgacagaccagagaaaaaacgcctctgtttcagcaggtaaagaaagatagatccctgttatgtttagattctcaggactgctgagtctttgtaaacagttccagctgttaaaagtgcgaggggtggtagacgaaggggtaacatcaagtttgtgtgttgaaggggtgcttggtattcacaaggagaaagggtgaagggactaaagtggtaatgaagttgctctgaatgaccaaattgaaaagcccaggcttgtcttcctaagccaaagtgatccgtagactaccagaacacgttgacttaatccatggcattctttgaaagactcaagaccacataaatgtcctgtctgtccttttagctaaaaataccccaactttatgggtttgtgttgccaccttttgcccttctgttttccaggattcttaaaccaatggtgaattatgtagcagaaagaaaactgagaaatggcttgttaaaacaccttgagaaaaatctgaatggtgtctttatttgttaagccaccaagttgtgttaatcttgtggtattttagtatggaagtcatgcaagcccactgttggaaagttagatcatgttgtcacagctggatcagttatttttctcagtttctattgctgtgctgtccagaagattttctgtcctctagagcaaggctaagtctctagcatctttgatttaagccagcaaaggtacagcctgattgtagtggggaaacaaatgctcctcacaaatttatttcctagtagtaaagcaagattgcagggatattaatttgcagtcttggttcagtaaagaataggaaacacaagggaagaagatgaaacaattggaatgactgaataacttaactggaaatcttacatgtatttaatgtaccgctaccatttggattatttggggatggaaaagtaagtctataggaaaattacttggaacatctgtgtgtgtctattcagcacctcatttataaacttgttttcttaactcttgttctaggagtgctttctgcgaaccaacatcacgccggccccgtctgctaatagtaggaaaagaagggtacggccaggtttcttacgtggcacctgtggtgttgcacgctttggagaagtttcccgttcacaccctggacctttctgttctgcttacaaacgttgcaccgccagaagagatctgcagacaggtaccttttttctttttattctcatcggattcactgactgtatgtaaaggatcaatcgagttgcaagtaaggtgagcaaaattcattggtaatggaggtggcgttgttttaatgtgctgggatgtttgcttctgtctgaaaatccccttttcttttagacaaaaccacaaacaatctggatgttgtacatgtccacattttccatacccaattttacagtgatgatgttgctagcagctcaggaagctgggcggtgttgctaataaacatctctttgtggaaagaaatgctgctcatctccctgggatccagaaagtagttctcattgcctccgaagactgtgtgctcccagtagatggctctgtatcagactgcatgtcggctactttttgtagccttcttctaaattgtattagtaaggcaaccaaggtttggggcttctgtttattttgttttcacacggacATACACAGCTTGTGCCGTTGCagtatgtgcaataaaagcattaacattcactaaacacttcatttgcacgctgatgtggttttaactagaaaaaataaacagatctggtgtttttacttttaggcaggaaatccattttattgtttggcatcactacctttaaatatttttacctttagtgggaacatttgagagccatacaagtaaggacagacatgttacacgactgaatactgatgtgtcccataagagggacatttcctttctttgttatgcgatgattgtggctgtggccatatagctacggtgtctagccactgcctgaatatatccttcccatcttctgactagagttctTCGAATACTGGTAATCTGAAAGGgtgcacagagaaattccttatgtgaaaggatgcttgccactctgttcacatagtttcctttcatggggcagtcaggtggctatgtagctatgtattaacaggttattctacgtgttttagttttcttacccaagctttccttttcactagctgatccgaaatgctcagaagacagcaccaagcataatttatgtcccagatatccatttatggtgggacaacgttggacctgccttgaaacttacttttctaactctaactcttccagcattttcgcctgttttgctgcttgctacgtctgatgtacgtcactcagatctcccagaagaggtatttgtcaatacttttcttactatttcttcagtgtcttgtaatttatgaatgctttcagcatcaaaatgctgcgctttcttaaatgcctactgttattactcaggcaccctaacaaatcacttaaaatttgcttagagaaaaagaatactgtgaaagcatctgcttaaggttttttctgagtcaagcaagtgactttcacccccttctcatgcatgcaaataataaattaatacaataattctggtggctacaaagtggttcagtcaagaatatgcagtgcttgaaatgacaagaagatgtttttactgaagagatttcttctgacagtctgccattccatgctatgttgggtaaactgctaataatgcaatttagtagagaattgaaacagtttgattaaaaaaaaaaaaaaaatcagtttctttcttcatataggccaaagctttccaagctggaaagctgagttccaatttctgctcaagtaactttggaatggaattctagttgtattcctaaataaactgtagtaaaagtacatgcagaacttcattgacttctgagagtttacattaagggaaggtgcccaaaacaggaacacgctgttctcattccgattattttgtctcagttactgggggaagagaacaggtcttacctagatgtgtttattatcaactgctttgaaagtgcttgagttcccacagaagtttttgtacaggttctaaattccttctaaaataagtagtgaaattccttacctaccttttaatactagaaattgaaaatggaggaagatgtagaggtactagctacttcagacaccttttggtagagaaataaaaactcagcaaaaagccctcacttgtctgctgaagcctttctcttccctctatagccataaaggttctaagtaaaggatgcagcaaggcaagtaaatacaaaggaagcgatgttggatgtggtgaaagccattactttatcagtgtagcgtacaatcccttcaccaagatttaattctacaggtgattcttaaaggtgatatttgaatttgccgtgccagcctgtgaaaatgtagccatttaaggccaggaagataacttttttcagtttgtgttcttcaggttattattcattttaaaaggtactcatctttttggaatagaagatgagtttttgtggccttaaatctgaaatgtctttcctccttctgctttagatccaaaaattatttaataaggaatttggagaagtgtgcaatattgagttgcctggtagggcagagagagcagctttttttgaggacctaattctaaatcaagtggctaagcctcctgtaaagaaaacaggtgaggaggatataagaagtacatctaaaactttcctatcgaagttactagctctttgggatttgctttggtggtcattttctgtcagtaattttgtcatatgcttgtatttgagtactgtaaattggctaatttttcctgattaattgaagttgatcggacattggaagtcctgcctgtagcaccaccagctgagcctcagaagccacaagaggaagaagtagggatgctggaggaggaagaggaggataccttgcgtgaacttagaattttcttgagggacgtTACTCACAGACCTGCCACTGACAGacgtttcagggaatttgcaaagcccgttgacccacagaaggtaaactagtgctgatctatgtgtgtctgtaacttctcagcgtttgtatttctcagcgttttggggaaggttcaactttgtttttagggctgcactattaggattttgcaagaagcagaggcagtgcttttacttctgctgactctcagaTGTCTCTTATCGGATTATtcgctgaaagccctggtttcattctaaaaagccagtccaaatgccaacacagtctgct from the Anas platyrhynchos isolate ZD024472 breed Pekin duck chromosome 27, IASCAAS_PekinDuck_T2T, whole genome shotgun sequence genome contains:
- the LOC139999622 gene encoding ATPase family AAA domain-containing protein 2-like — translated: MALKKVVPASNRIVASPGQALSPIFKPLFKRSGANILQVVQKIFPHAQLALKEDRQQDHLNPILKDDMFDSDDDASLVSGDELKDGMPDRPEKKRLCFSRSAFCEPTSRRPRLLIVGKEGYGQVSYVAPVVLHALEKFPVHTLDLSVLLTNVAPPEEICRQYVQ